A window of Ananas comosus cultivar F153 linkage group 4, ASM154086v1, whole genome shotgun sequence contains these coding sequences:
- the LOC109709101 gene encoding uncharacterized protein LOC109709101 yields MVIRIAPSSLPSPPSPPVPVPASEEKDSKRPRMRTERTETMRSWLRRCSLSPWRAWRRGQGRDGRERGQCEAGAWAEAELARQRRRVLGVGRLGAARGRGDGGRRGIDRAMPRRGGGQRSSRRGGERGHGRGRGQPGPTWRREERERRGREKERRGCGQHEGRRGR; encoded by the exons ATGGTAATAAGGATAGCGCcatcttctcttccttctcctccatcTCCACCGGTGCCAGTCCCGGCGTCTGAAGAGAAGGACTCGAAGCGGCCGCGGATGAGGACAGAGCGGACGGAGACGATGAGGTCGTGGTTGAGGCGGTGCTCGCTATCCCC GTGGCGAGCGTGGAGGCGCGGGCAGGGGCGCGACGGGCGGGAGCGGGGGCAGTGCGAAGCCGGCGCGTGGGCTGAGGCGGAGCTGGCGCGGCAGAGGCGGCGCGTGCTGGGGGTGGGGCGACTGGGCGCAGCGCGCGGGCGCGGTGACGGCGGACGGCGCGGGATCGATCGCGCGATGCCGCGACGAGGCGGGGGGCAGAGGTCGAGCAGGCGTGGCGGTGAGCGGGGCCACGGGCGGGGGCGCGGGCAGCCGGGCCCAACGTGGCGGCGAGAGGAgcgggagaggagagggagagagaaggagaggagagggtgcGGCCAGCACGAGGGGAGAAGAGGGAGATga